The Hymenobacter sp. DG25A nucleotide sequence GCTCGGCAATAAAATCAATGGGTAGATACCCCAGCCACTTCTGTAGCGTGGTCTTGTCGCGGCCGCTGATGATGACCACGCGGTTTTTGGGATTGTCGCTCAGGGCCCGCAGCAACAGGTGAGTTTCCTGGTCGGGCTCGGCCCGCTGTGGGTCGGGGTGGAAGGGGGCCAGCGTACCATCATAATCCAGCAGCAGCAGGCGCTGATCCGAAGCCTGATAGTCCTGCAGAAGCTGTTCCGAGGCACTGTTATCCAGCATTTCGGTGGCCAGGGTTTTCTGCTTGATTTTGCTGTAACTCAAGCGGCCCATAAATAGCTTGGTCCAGGAAAATACATTGTATTGGCGCACCAGCGCCTGCATAGACGTCATGCGCTGCTTTTGCTCCTCCTCCGGCATTACCAGCGCATCATGCATGGCCTCGGCCAGCTGCCCCACATCGGTGGGGTTGATGATGATGGCATCGGAAAGCTCCCGGGCGGCGCCGGCCCGCTCGCTCAGAATCAGTACGCCGCACTGATCGGCCTTGCTGGCTACAAACTCTTTGGCTACCAGATTCATGCCGTCGCGCATGGGGGTTACCAGCGCCACTTCGGCCAGGCGGTACAGGGAGGCCAGCTCTTCCAGCGGGAACGAGCGGTAGAAGTAATGAATGGGGTTCCAGGTAATGGTGCGGTACTGGGCGTTTATGCGGCCCACCAGCTCATCAATTTCTTCTTTTAAGGAAGCATATTGCGGCACCTGGTCGCGGGAGGGTACTACCACCATAATCAGGCTTACCTGCTCGCGCCACTCCGGGTAGCGCTGCAGCAGCAGCTCGAAGGCGCGCAGGCGCTGGGCAATGCCCTTGGTGTAGTCCAGCCGGTCGATAGATAGAATAACACGCACCTCCTGCAGGGCTTGTCGGTAAGCAGCTTCATGCTCCTTTGCAACTTTGGAGGCCGCCGCGCGGGAGTAGCGCTTGTAGTCAATGCCCATGGGGAAGGCATCGACGAGCACGGCCCGGGAGGGCGTGTCAATCTGCCCGTTCTGGGAGGAATACCCCAGCAGCTGCGACACCGCGCTGAGGAAATGCCGCATGTAGCCGAACGTGTGGAAGCCAATCAGATCAGCACCCAGCATACCCTGCAGCAGCTCATTCCGCCAGGGCAGCACCCGAATCAGCTCATAGGAGGGGAAGGGGATATGCAGGAAAAAGCCAATGGTAGCATCGGGGCGGGCGCGCCGCAGCATTTCCGGCAGCAGCAGCAACTGGTAATCGTGCACCCAGATGGTATCGAGCGGGCCGGCCTGCTCCAGCACGGCCTGACAGAATTTTTCATTCACGGCCACATAGGCCTCCCAGTGCTGCTGCTCATAAGTGGCATACTGAGTAAAGTAGTGAAAGGTGGGCCAGAGCGTGGAGTTGCTGAAGCCTTCGTAGAAATCCCGGATTTCTGCTTCCGTCAGGAATACCGGCGCCATGCTGTCGGGCTTGAGCTGCTCCCGCACATATTCCTCTTCCAAGTCATCCTGCACTTCTATGCCGGGCCAGCCTACCCACACGTTGCCATCCCGCTTATAAATAGAGCCCAGGCCGGTAGCCAGCCCGCCCTCACTGGGCTGGAAGGTTAAGCCGTCTTCGGTACGCTGTACTTTGGTAGGAAGGCGGTTAGAAACAATAATGGTTCTGGACATACGCTACTGGATAAAGGGTAAACATCCCTATAGCGTACGGGAAAAGCGGCGGTAAGTCGGAAAAAAAGGCTTTTGGCGGGTTATATTACTGTTTCTTGAAGTACTTCGGTCAACTATGGCAGGGGTACCAATTACGGAGTTAAGATGCTCTTCTATTTCCAGAAGGAGGGTCGGGTGGTGGTGCCGCGCACCCGGCAGTCGGCGCACTCCACGGGGTAAGAGGTATAGCCAGTTACGCCTCCCCCGGCATTATATAGAGGCTTGATTGGGAGGTGCTTGCCGCCTCCAAACTGAGCATCCAATGTTTCTTTAAAAGGGATATAAGGAATGGGTACAATTGTATCGGGGGCGCCACAGTCCTCATTCCCAGTCTTGAAATTCCAGGCGCCCGGCAACTGATCTGCAGAAATAAAGATACGTTTTTGAGTCACGGAGCCGACGCCGACAAAGCCGAGCACAGGCTCCTGCGGCTGGTTGAGGTTGCGCACATTGCCCGTGGACTGGGAAGGCAGCGGGTCAAACAAGGAGCCAATGGTTTCCGTGTTCTTCTTCAAAGCTTCCCAGTAGGCGTACTCCTCGGCTCCCATGGTGTACTGGCGCACCAGTACGCTGTACTTATAGCGCAAACGGGTATCGCCGGCAGGAAACTCAAGGAGGGGAAACTCCGTCACCCGGTCCTCACTCAAACGTTTGGTGCTCGTCAGCTTGATGGTCGGACTATGTACCGTTTGCCAGCAGCGATAAATCTCCTCAGTGCGGGGCTCCATCTGCCCATTTACATATTGTAGCCTGGACTGCGCAAACGAAGTAAACTCCCAGGTTTCGGTGTAGTCCCAGCGGTAATAGCGGGAGTTGCCGGTGGCATCGAAGGTGTTGGCGTAGAGCTCCAGGCCGCGCGGCACCACTTTCCAGGTCAAAGCATCAATGGGCGGGCTGGTCTTGACCGGCAGATAAGCCGAAGCATACTGGCCCAGCAGCTGCTGGCGGCTGTCGCGGGTGCGGAAGAA carries:
- a CDS encoding bifunctional alpha,alpha-trehalose-phosphate synthase (UDP-forming)/trehalose-phosphatase codes for the protein MSRTIIVSNRLPTKVQRTEDGLTFQPSEGGLATGLGSIYKRDGNVWVGWPGIEVQDDLEEEYVREQLKPDSMAPVFLTEAEIRDFYEGFSNSTLWPTFHYFTQYATYEQQHWEAYVAVNEKFCQAVLEQAGPLDTIWVHDYQLLLLPEMLRRARPDATIGFFLHIPFPSYELIRVLPWRNELLQGMLGADLIGFHTFGYMRHFLSAVSQLLGYSSQNGQIDTPSRAVLVDAFPMGIDYKRYSRAAASKVAKEHEAAYRQALQEVRVILSIDRLDYTKGIAQRLRAFELLLQRYPEWREQVSLIMVVVPSRDQVPQYASLKEEIDELVGRINAQYRTITWNPIHYFYRSFPLEELASLYRLAEVALVTPMRDGMNLVAKEFVASKADQCGVLILSERAGAARELSDAIIINPTDVGQLAEAMHDALVMPEEEQKQRMTSMQALVRQYNVFSWTKLFMGRLSYSKIKQKTLATEMLDNSASEQLLQDYQASDQRLLLLDYDGTLAPFHPDPQRAEPDQETHLLLRALSDNPKNRVVIISGRDKTTLQKWLGYLPIDFIAEHGVWLRRTGDDWSLFQPLRNDWKREIRPVLELYVNRTTGSFIEDKDYSLVWHFRRADNDLGAMRARELLSHLSFMTSNTDLQVLEGNKVVEIKNAGINKGTAAARWLSPEQPTFIMAVGDDRTDEDTFGAMPSQAYTIKVGAGGRSKARFHVRSTLDVRKLLRSLL
- a CDS encoding DUF4249 domain-containing protein; the encoded protein is MPRSLLRFCFIVLSGALLGLSGCIEPFEPEVPVQATKALVVDGFINSNGRTTIKLSRTYDLASTAGPLTVDKAQVLIQGEGSGEEYLLREVKSGTYVSDSLILNPGTQYRLFFRTRDSRQQLLGQYASAYLPVKTSPPIDALTWKVVPRGLELYANTFDATGNSRYYRWDYTETWEFTSFAQSRLQYVNGQMEPRTEEIYRCWQTVHSPTIKLTSTKRLSEDRVTEFPLLEFPAGDTRLRYKYSVLVRQYTMGAEEYAYWEALKKNTETIGSLFDPLPSQSTGNVRNLNQPQEPVLGFVGVGSVTQKRIFISADQLPGAWNFKTGNEDCGAPDTIVPIPYIPFKETLDAQFGGGKHLPIKPLYNAGGGVTGYTSYPVECADCRVRGTTTRPSFWK